From Rhododendron vialii isolate Sample 1 chromosome 10a, ASM3025357v1, the proteins below share one genomic window:
- the LOC131302962 gene encoding uncharacterized protein LOC131302962, translating to MLAYPVILISRMEPLKYLFEKLALTSKLARWLLLLAEFEIKYVTRKSVKGRAVAKFLADRPIEGSEHMEFQFPPNEEVMETKDEAWTLYFDGVSNQNGFGIGILLASPEGSHIPLAFKLNFEVTNNEIEYEACIVGFEAALKIGVKVLEVIGDSHLVVSQANGDWRVKDEKMKQYHQELGDFIPRFEKGEIKASHDRTKDRRVYEYVMNIDEPDDGLPWYDNIWNFVEKGEFPAEATKKDRIALQRLASQYIICGGQLYRRSPMRGPHIMHSWK from the exons atgctggcttatccGGTAATactgatttctcgaatggaacCACTTAAATATCTGTTCGAGAAGCTAGCACTTACCAGTAAGTTggcacgttggttgctcttatTGGCCGAATTCGAAATCAAATATGTCACTCGAAAGTCAGTAAAAGGGAGAGCTGTTGCAAAATTCCTGGCGGATCGCCCAATCGAAGGTTCGGAGCATATGGAATTTCAATTTCCTCCTAATGAAGAGGTGATGGAAACAAAGGATGAGGCATGGACTCTATATTTCGATGGGGTATCTAATCAAAACGGATTTGGCATTGGTATCCTACTGGCATCACCGGAAGGGTCCCATATCCCTCTTGCATTCAAGTTGAATTTCGAAGTGACTAATAACGAAATAGAGTATGAGGCTTGTATCGTAGGATTTGAAGCAGCATTAAAGATCGGAGTCAAAGTATTGGAAGTCATTGGCGACTCGCATTTGGTAGTTTCTCAGGCAAATGGGGATTGGAGAGTGAAGGATGAAAAGATGAAGCAATATCATCAAGAGCTCGGTGACTTTATTCCTAGATTTGAAAAA GGTGAAATTAAGGCCAGTCACGATCGAACAAAGGATAGACGTGTGTACGAGTATGTCATGAACATCGATGAACCggatgatggcctaccatggTATGACAATATCTGGAATTTTGTCGAAAAAGGGGAGTTTCCCGCAGAAGCTACCAAAAAGGATAGGATTGCATTGCAACGGCTAGCAtctcagtacatcatttgtggagggCAATTGTACCGACGATCTCCCATGCGGGGTCCACATATTATGCATTCATGGAAGTGA
- the LOC131303690 gene encoding zeaxanthin epoxidase, chloroplastic isoform X2 — translation MASTLFCSSINPSTTNFSRTRYAIPISKHNPVEFFHSLSCNKENGHMKTMATKAKLTVSEAPPDSPSTKIDGADKEGSLTRKKLRILVAGGGIGGLVLALAAKRRGFEVLVFERDMSAIRGEGQYRGPIQVQSNALAALEAIDMDVADEVMKAGCITGDRINGLVDGISGNWYVKFDTFTPAAERGLPVTRVISRMTLQQILAQAVGEDIIMNDSNVVNFEDHGDKVTVTLENGQQYDGDLLVGADGIWSKVRKNLFGPKEATYSGYTCYTGIADFVPADIGSVGYRVFLGHKQYFVSSDVGGGKMQWYAFHNEAPGGVDAPNGKRERLLKIFEGWCDNVIDLLLATDEDAILRRDIYDRSPIFTWGRGRVTLLGDSVHAMQPNLGQGGCMAIEDSYQLALELDKAWERSIESGSPIDVVSSLKRSKLEGRSLSCRLSDRANDQLRRWFEDDDALERAVNGEWCLLPYGNNNGALKPIFLSGDEKQPCIIGGVCNTKIPGISIAIPSPQVSEMHARISCKDGAFFVTDLRSEHGTWISDNEGKKYRVPPNFPARFHPSDIIEFGSDRKVAFRVKVMKDPHKIAEKELSGVLQPVS, via the exons ATGGCTTCAACTCTGTTCTGCAGTTCAATAAACCCATCAACCACAAATTTCTCAAGAACCCGCTACGCAATTCCAATATCTAAACACAACCCAGTTGAATTCTTCCACTCTTTGAGCTGtaacaaagaaaatgggcaCATGAAAACGATGGCGACAAAGGCGAAATTGACTGTTTCAGAAGCACCGCCTGATTCCCCGTCGACGAAAATTGATGGGGCCGACAAGGAGGGGAGCTTGACGAGGAAGAAACTGAGGATTCTGGTGGCGGGGGGTGGGATTGGTGGGCTGGTTTTGGCGCTGGCGGCAAAGAGGAGAGGGTTTGAGGTTTTGGTGTTTGAAAGGGATATGAGTGCGATTAGAGGGGAGGGACAATATAGGGGTCCGATTCAGGTACAGAGCAATGCGTTGGCTGCTTTGGAAGCCATTGATATGGATGTTGCAGATGAGGTTATGAAGGCCGGATGCATCACTGGTGATCGGATTAACGGATTGGTTGATGGGATTTCCGGTAATTG GTACGTCAAGTTTGATACATTCACTCCTGCAGCAGAACGGGGGCTCCCGGTGACAAGAGTCATTAGCCGCATGACTTTGCAACAAATACTAGCTCAAGCAGTGGGGGAAGATATAATTATGAATGATAGCAATGTTGTTAATTTTGAGGATCATGGTGATAAG GTTACTGTGACACTTGAGAATGGACAACAGTATGATGGTGATCTTCTAGTTGGTGCTGATGGGATATGGTCGAAG GTTAGGAAAAATTTGTTTGGACCCAAGGAAGCCACATATTCAGGCTACACTTGTTATACGGGTATTGCAGATTTTGTTCCTGCTGATATTGGGTCTGTTGG GTACCGAGTATTTTTGGGACACAAACAATACTTCGTTTCTTCAGATGTTGGTGGCGGAAAGATGCAGTGGTATGCTTTTCACAATGAAGCACCTGGCGGTGTAGATGCTCCCAATG GTAAAAGGGAAAGGTTGTTGAAGATTTTTGAGGGTTGGTGTGATAATGTGATAGACCTATTGCTTGCCACCGACGAAGATGCAATTCTTCGACGGGACATTTATGACCGCTCCCCAATTTTTACTTGGGGAAGGGGCCGTGTAACCTTGCTTGGGGACTCTGTCCATGCAATGCAGCCCAATTTGGGTCAAGGTGGATGCATGGCCATTGAG GACAGCTATCAGCTAGCATTGGAGCTTGATAAGGCTTGGGAGCGAAGCATTGAGTCAGGAAGTCCTATCGATGTTGTTTCTTCATTGAAGAG GTCAAAGCTTGAAGGGAGATCATTAAGCTGCAGACTCTCAGATAGA GCAAATGATCAACTGAGGAGATGGTTTGAGGATGATGATGCTCTTGAGCGTGCTGTTAATGGAGA GTGGTGTCTCCTCCCTTATGGAAACAACAATGGTGCTTTGAAACCTATTTTCCTAAGTGGGGATGAGAAACAACCTTGTATAATTGG AGGAGTATGTAATACAAAAATTCCTGGAATATCAATAGCCATACCTTCACCTCAG GTTTCCGAAATGCATGCTCGAATAAGCTGTAAGGATGGTGCCTTTTTCGTGACCGATTTGCGGAGTGAGCATGGTACATGGATCTCAGA TAATGAAGGGAAGAAGTACCGGGTGCCTCCCAACTTTCCTGCTCGTTTCCATCCATCAGACATCATCGAGTTTGGTTCTGATAGAAAG
- the LOC131303690 gene encoding zeaxanthin epoxidase, chloroplastic isoform X1 gives MASTLFCSSINPSTTNFSRTRYAIPISKHNPVEFFHSLSCNKENGHMKTMATKAKLTVSEAPPDSPSTKIDGADKEGSLTRKKLRILVAGGGIGGLVLALAAKRRGFEVLVFERDMSAIRGEGQYRGPIQVQSNALAALEAIDMDVADEVMKAGCITGDRINGLVDGISGNWYVKFDTFTPAAERGLPVTRVISRMTLQQILAQAVGEDIIMNDSNVVNFEDHGDKVTVTLENGQQYDGDLLVGADGIWSKVRKNLFGPKEATYSGYTCYTGIADFVPADIGSVGYRVFLGHKQYFVSSDVGGGKMQWYAFHNEAPGGVDAPNGKRERLLKIFEGWCDNVIDLLLATDEDAILRRDIYDRSPIFTWGRGRVTLLGDSVHAMQPNLGQGGCMAIEDSYQLALELDKAWERSIESGSPIDVVSSLKSYENARKLRVAIIHGLARMAAIMASTYKAYLGVGLGPLSFLTMFRIPHPGRVGGRIFIEPAMPLMLSWVLGGNGSKLEGRSLSCRLSDRANDQLRRWFEDDDALERAVNGEWCLLPYGNNNGALKPIFLSGDEKQPCIIGGVCNTKIPGISIAIPSPQVSEMHARISCKDGAFFVTDLRSEHGTWISDNEGKKYRVPPNFPARFHPSDIIEFGSDRKVAFRVKVMKDPHKIAEKELSGVLQPVS, from the exons ATGGCTTCAACTCTGTTCTGCAGTTCAATAAACCCATCAACCACAAATTTCTCAAGAACCCGCTACGCAATTCCAATATCTAAACACAACCCAGTTGAATTCTTCCACTCTTTGAGCTGtaacaaagaaaatgggcaCATGAAAACGATGGCGACAAAGGCGAAATTGACTGTTTCAGAAGCACCGCCTGATTCCCCGTCGACGAAAATTGATGGGGCCGACAAGGAGGGGAGCTTGACGAGGAAGAAACTGAGGATTCTGGTGGCGGGGGGTGGGATTGGTGGGCTGGTTTTGGCGCTGGCGGCAAAGAGGAGAGGGTTTGAGGTTTTGGTGTTTGAAAGGGATATGAGTGCGATTAGAGGGGAGGGACAATATAGGGGTCCGATTCAGGTACAGAGCAATGCGTTGGCTGCTTTGGAAGCCATTGATATGGATGTTGCAGATGAGGTTATGAAGGCCGGATGCATCACTGGTGATCGGATTAACGGATTGGTTGATGGGATTTCCGGTAATTG GTACGTCAAGTTTGATACATTCACTCCTGCAGCAGAACGGGGGCTCCCGGTGACAAGAGTCATTAGCCGCATGACTTTGCAACAAATACTAGCTCAAGCAGTGGGGGAAGATATAATTATGAATGATAGCAATGTTGTTAATTTTGAGGATCATGGTGATAAG GTTACTGTGACACTTGAGAATGGACAACAGTATGATGGTGATCTTCTAGTTGGTGCTGATGGGATATGGTCGAAG GTTAGGAAAAATTTGTTTGGACCCAAGGAAGCCACATATTCAGGCTACACTTGTTATACGGGTATTGCAGATTTTGTTCCTGCTGATATTGGGTCTGTTGG GTACCGAGTATTTTTGGGACACAAACAATACTTCGTTTCTTCAGATGTTGGTGGCGGAAAGATGCAGTGGTATGCTTTTCACAATGAAGCACCTGGCGGTGTAGATGCTCCCAATG GTAAAAGGGAAAGGTTGTTGAAGATTTTTGAGGGTTGGTGTGATAATGTGATAGACCTATTGCTTGCCACCGACGAAGATGCAATTCTTCGACGGGACATTTATGACCGCTCCCCAATTTTTACTTGGGGAAGGGGCCGTGTAACCTTGCTTGGGGACTCTGTCCATGCAATGCAGCCCAATTTGGGTCAAGGTGGATGCATGGCCATTGAG GACAGCTATCAGCTAGCATTGGAGCTTGATAAGGCTTGGGAGCGAAGCATTGAGTCAGGAAGTCCTATCGATGTTGTTTCTTCATTGAAGAG CTATGAGAATGCTAGAAAACTACGTGTTGCCATCATCCATGGACTGGCGCGAATGGCAGCAATCATGGCTTCAACTTATAAGGCATATTTGGGTGTAGGCCTTGGCCCATTGTCG TTTTTGACAATGTTTAGGATACCACATCCTGGAAGGGTTGGAGGGAGAATTTTTATTGAGCCTGCAATGCCTCTAATGTTGAGTTGGGTTCTCGGTGGTAATGG GTCAAAGCTTGAAGGGAGATCATTAAGCTGCAGACTCTCAGATAGA GCAAATGATCAACTGAGGAGATGGTTTGAGGATGATGATGCTCTTGAGCGTGCTGTTAATGGAGA GTGGTGTCTCCTCCCTTATGGAAACAACAATGGTGCTTTGAAACCTATTTTCCTAAGTGGGGATGAGAAACAACCTTGTATAATTGG AGGAGTATGTAATACAAAAATTCCTGGAATATCAATAGCCATACCTTCACCTCAG GTTTCCGAAATGCATGCTCGAATAAGCTGTAAGGATGGTGCCTTTTTCGTGACCGATTTGCGGAGTGAGCATGGTACATGGATCTCAGA TAATGAAGGGAAGAAGTACCGGGTGCCTCCCAACTTTCCTGCTCGTTTCCATCCATCAGACATCATCGAGTTTGGTTCTGATAGAAAG